One segment of Pseudomonas sp. FP2196 DNA contains the following:
- the ihfA gene encoding integration host factor subunit alpha, whose protein sequence is MGALTKAEMAERLYEELGLNKREAKELVELFFEEIRHALEDNEQVKLSGFGNFDLRDKRQRPGRNPKTGEEIPITARRVVTFRPGQKLKARVEAYAGTKS, encoded by the coding sequence ATGGGGGCTTTGACGAAAGCTGAGATGGCGGAACGTCTGTATGAAGAGCTGGGCCTGAACAAGCGGGAAGCCAAGGAATTGGTAGAACTGTTTTTCGAGGAAATCAGGCACGCTCTTGAAGACAACGAGCAGGTCAAATTGTCCGGTTTCGGCAACTTTGACCTTCGGGACAAGCGCCAGCGGCCTGGCCGCAACCCGAAAACGGGGGAAGAAATCCCGATCACGGCTCGCCGTGTGGTCACCTTTCGTCCAGGGCAGAAGTTGAAGGCCCGAGTTGAGGCTTATGCTGGAACCAAGTCATAA
- a CDS encoding MerR family transcriptional regulator produces MLEPSHNDELPVIPGKRYFTIGEVSELCAVKPHVLRYWEQEFPQLNPVKRRGNRRYYQRQDVLMIRQIRALLYDQGFTIGGARLRLSGDEAKDDTTQYKQMIRQMIAELEDVLVVLKK; encoded by the coding sequence ATGCTGGAACCAAGTCATAACGACGAACTACCCGTCATCCCGGGCAAACGCTACTTCACCATTGGTGAAGTCAGCGAGCTGTGTGCCGTAAAGCCACACGTGCTGCGCTACTGGGAGCAGGAGTTTCCTCAACTCAACCCCGTCAAACGCCGCGGAAACCGCCGGTATTATCAGCGCCAGGATGTGCTGATGATCCGGCAGATCCGCGCGCTCCTTTACGACCAAGGGTTCACCATCGGCGGCGCACGCTTGCGCTTGTCCGGCGATGAAGCCAAAGACGACACCACCCAATACAAGCAAATGATCCGCCAGATGATCGCCGAGTTGGAAGATGTGCTGGTGGTACTCAAGAAATAA